A single Streptomyces sp. 2114.4 DNA region contains:
- a CDS encoding alpha/beta fold hydrolase, translating into MSTIYRSEAGANEIQRRYQEALQAWPVAAEHLRLPTREGETFVIASGPEDAPPLLLLHGSGANATVWQDDIAAWSRHFRTYAVDVIGEPGRSAPSRPPLASDAPARWLDDVLKGLGITDTAIVGMSLGGWLALDYATRRPERVTRLGLLCPGGVGRQKMGVVFTFLLLRPFGRWGALRSARAATGLDTPRTRHLLDHVMLTFQHFTPRTERLPVFPDSTLRRLTMPVLVTAGARDALFDSAETARRMRRCAPHATVNLLPEAGHALLGQTASVLAFLRGCPSG; encoded by the coding sequence ATGAGCACGATTTACCGGTCCGAGGCCGGCGCGAACGAGATCCAGCGGCGCTATCAGGAGGCGCTGCAGGCCTGGCCGGTCGCCGCCGAGCACCTCCGGTTACCGACCCGTGAGGGCGAGACCTTCGTCATCGCCTCCGGCCCCGAGGACGCCCCGCCCCTTCTGCTGTTGCACGGCAGCGGGGCGAACGCGACGGTGTGGCAGGACGACATCGCCGCCTGGTCCCGGCATTTCCGTACCTACGCCGTCGATGTCATCGGCGAGCCCGGCAGGAGCGCACCGTCCCGCCCGCCCCTCGCCTCCGACGCCCCCGCGCGGTGGCTGGACGACGTACTGAAGGGGCTCGGCATCACGGACACCGCGATCGTCGGGATGTCACTCGGCGGCTGGCTGGCGCTGGACTACGCCACCCGCCGGCCGGAGCGGGTGACCCGCCTGGGCCTGCTGTGCCCCGGCGGCGTGGGGAGGCAGAAGATGGGCGTGGTGTTCACGTTCCTGCTCCTGCGCCCGTTCGGACGCTGGGGAGCGCTCCGGTCGGCGCGGGCCGCGACCGGCCTGGACACGCCGCGGACCCGGCACCTTCTCGACCACGTGATGCTGACCTTCCAGCACTTCACGCCGCGCACGGAGCGGCTTCCCGTGTTCCCCGACAGCACGTTGCGCCGCCTGACCATGCCGGTACTGGTGACGGCCGGCGCCCGCGACGCCCTGTTCGACTCCGCCGAGACCGCCCGGCGCATGCGCCGTTGCGCCCCGCACGCGACCGTGAACCTGCTGCCCGAGGCCGGACACGCGCTCCTCGGCCAGACCGCCTCCGTCCTGGCCTTCCTCCGCGGCTGCCCCTCCGGCTGA
- a CDS encoding AAA family ATPase, with amino-acid sequence MSATTRDEVIAVEQKAVDHAYDCYRARLAQMSGTSAATASASGKDSIANRIEAEARAEAYDGLGDESLVFSRVDAPEEPGGEDRPWYIGRRGVRDAVNEPVVLLWTSPLAKKWLEARPEAPGEVSLRRQLRCVQRVVKGYFDEIARAAPAAPVLPIAPTSPAPVPAPRPAADDSPPAATPGTPVAAPGKERPPSRTPGDAARRRRHKTLQPDDFLLQELQRSRSGRMRDIVETIRRDQMDLVTGSPSDILVVQGGPGTGKSAVGLHRVTWLVNNEHFKAQDILVIGPHQRFLDYVGQVLPTLGTRNVNAVQLTRLWDGEILGTDTPRARLVKSDERMAAVLRRRVENDCRPEVLDDLTTAPSFEGDEPAVVVTAGSTTLRVPRSEVLALLDEARGGDGAYRERRERFRSLFVDRLLQELAAIAPRRGQGGTIRRDLERNRRVERLVDRIWPSPGAREALRTLYDSADLLATCAAGLLDEDDQAVLHRPRAATADADPWTLDDHVCLEELRFLISGEVPRRYGHIVVDEAQDLTPMQARALRRRCAAGGSMTVLGDLAQATGPHTHTSWDRLGTLLSDHGDWRVAELTTSYRVPAEIMEFVAPLARAVAPALPYPQAVREAGDDAVRTLATEPWKLLDDTAAQVTRLVGTSDGNTPRSVAVIVPDDSGWLDEISRHLDERAGLTGQGRETVSVLAAAQTKGMEYDHVLVVEPATIADRGPAGPRQLYIALTRSTQSLTVLHTSALPDLLTHPAGTLDTDTDVPFEPTEPPATEAAEAPEAAEAPETAEAAEAVEAVEAASGTAQVAVPQIGTDIRVRVIGPGPGGRYKVKALAPETDRPLVLTVRHGSAPPRRGEKLDCWVFANETNQSVLTTDQRGRKPLSPTMAERYAAALDVLDELLTGDGSVPQDARSRLSDLQGMAHRVLRREQADWVDVRRVLGSPDRHRLGVLRDLMAGAHRALKDRTLDTGRLRHDLTHSGWTQALTEARKTLRTRLATEPDTGPDSESAPAAPVIPVAPAPQPDQKESAPVPTDADVPTAPAVTTKEGFLRALEASAAADRTCRKHEAVRLALKSALLWADLQPAESPLVDVSCVTDSGLFVYEVLGAGRSTYEDLRSGATRLLEINHTLPTPADSLYLVLSEPPAEDWSAETVREVFDVHVRWHTPDSWGGDNTESALIPGRN; translated from the coding sequence ATGAGCGCCACCACACGCGACGAGGTCATCGCCGTCGAGCAGAAGGCGGTGGACCACGCCTACGACTGCTACCGCGCGCGGCTGGCCCAGATGAGCGGGACGTCGGCCGCCACGGCATCGGCGAGCGGCAAGGACAGCATCGCCAACCGGATCGAGGCGGAGGCGCGGGCCGAGGCATACGACGGGCTCGGCGACGAGTCGCTGGTCTTCTCCCGCGTCGACGCACCGGAGGAGCCGGGCGGCGAGGACCGCCCCTGGTACATCGGGCGACGAGGCGTGCGCGACGCCGTGAACGAACCGGTGGTCCTGCTGTGGACCAGCCCGCTGGCGAAGAAGTGGCTGGAGGCGCGGCCCGAGGCGCCCGGCGAGGTGAGCCTGCGACGGCAGCTGCGCTGTGTGCAGCGGGTGGTCAAGGGCTACTTCGACGAGATCGCCAGGGCGGCCCCCGCAGCCCCCGTATTACCCATCGCGCCCACCTCACCCGCGCCCGTCCCGGCGCCGCGGCCGGCCGCGGACGACTCCCCGCCGGCGGCCACGCCCGGGACCCCCGTCGCGGCGCCGGGGAAGGAGCGCCCACCGTCCCGTACACCCGGCGATGCCGCCCGCCGCCGGCGCCACAAGACGCTCCAGCCGGACGACTTCCTGCTGCAAGAGCTCCAGCGGTCCCGCAGTGGCCGTATGCGGGACATCGTCGAAACCATCCGCCGGGACCAGATGGACCTGGTCACGGGCTCCCCCTCCGACATCCTCGTGGTGCAGGGCGGTCCGGGCACCGGCAAGTCCGCGGTCGGTCTGCACCGCGTGACCTGGCTCGTCAACAACGAGCACTTCAAGGCCCAGGACATCCTCGTCATCGGCCCCCACCAGCGGTTCCTCGATTACGTCGGACAGGTCCTGCCCACCCTCGGGACGCGAAACGTCAACGCCGTCCAGCTGACCCGCCTGTGGGACGGCGAGATCCTGGGCACCGACACCCCGCGGGCGCGGCTGGTGAAGTCGGACGAGCGCATGGCGGCCGTCCTGCGGCGCCGGGTCGAGAACGACTGCCGGCCCGAAGTCCTCGACGACCTCACCACCGCCCCCTCCTTCGAGGGCGACGAGCCCGCCGTCGTCGTCACCGCCGGCAGCACGACCCTGCGCGTCCCGCGGAGCGAAGTCCTCGCCCTCCTCGACGAGGCGCGGGGCGGCGACGGCGCCTACCGGGAACGCCGCGAACGCTTCCGCAGCCTCTTCGTCGACCGCCTGCTGCAGGAGCTCGCCGCCATCGCCCCGCGCCGCGGACAGGGCGGTACGATCCGCCGCGACCTGGAACGCAACCGCCGGGTCGAACGGCTCGTGGACCGCATCTGGCCCTCGCCGGGCGCCAGGGAGGCCCTGCGCACGCTCTACGACTCGGCCGACCTCCTCGCCACCTGCGCCGCCGGACTCCTCGACGAGGACGACCAGGCGGTCCTGCACCGCCCCCGGGCCGCCACCGCCGATGCCGACCCGTGGACCCTCGACGACCATGTCTGCCTCGAAGAACTCCGGTTCCTCATCTCCGGGGAGGTCCCGAGGCGCTACGGACACATCGTCGTCGACGAGGCGCAGGACCTCACCCCGATGCAGGCCCGCGCACTGCGCCGCCGTTGTGCGGCGGGCGGCTCCATGACGGTCCTCGGCGACCTCGCCCAGGCCACCGGCCCCCACACCCACACCAGTTGGGACCGCCTCGGCACGCTGCTGTCCGACCACGGGGACTGGCGCGTCGCCGAGCTGACCACCAGCTACCGCGTGCCCGCGGAGATCATGGAGTTCGTGGCGCCCCTCGCCCGTGCGGTCGCCCCGGCCCTGCCCTACCCGCAGGCCGTACGCGAGGCGGGCGACGACGCCGTACGGACCCTGGCGACCGAACCGTGGAAGCTCCTGGACGACACCGCCGCCCAGGTCACCCGCCTGGTGGGCACCAGCGACGGGAACACCCCGCGTTCCGTGGCCGTCATCGTCCCCGACGACTCGGGCTGGCTCGACGAGATCAGCCGCCATCTCGACGAGCGCGCCGGCCTCACCGGACAAGGCCGCGAGACCGTCTCCGTCCTGGCCGCCGCACAGACCAAGGGCATGGAGTACGACCACGTCCTGGTCGTCGAGCCCGCCACCATCGCCGACCGCGGCCCGGCCGGCCCCCGCCAGCTCTACATCGCCCTCACCCGCAGCACCCAGAGCCTGACGGTGCTCCACACCTCCGCCCTCCCGGACCTCCTGACGCACCCCGCCGGCACCCTCGACACGGACACCGACGTCCCCTTCGAACCCACCGAACCACCCGCCACCGAAGCCGCCGAAGCCCCCGAAGCCGCCGAAGCCCCCGAAACTGCCGAGGCCGCCGAGGCCGTCGAAGCCGTCGAAGCCGCATCCGGCACCGCACAAGTCGCCGTCCCCCAGATCGGGACCGACATCCGCGTACGGGTCATCGGCCCCGGGCCGGGCGGCCGCTACAAGGTCAAAGCACTGGCCCCCGAGACCGACCGCCCGCTGGTCCTGACCGTCCGGCACGGCTCCGCTCCCCCGCGGCGAGGCGAGAAACTGGACTGCTGGGTCTTCGCCAACGAGACCAACCAGAGCGTGCTCACCACCGACCAGCGCGGCCGCAAGCCCCTCTCCCCCACGATGGCGGAACGCTACGCGGCGGCACTCGACGTGCTCGACGAGCTGCTGACCGGCGACGGAAGCGTCCCCCAGGACGCCCGCAGCCGGCTGTCCGATCTGCAGGGCATGGCCCACCGCGTCCTCCGCCGCGAACAGGCGGACTGGGTGGACGTACGGCGGGTGCTCGGCTCCCCGGACCGACACCGTCTGGGCGTGCTGCGCGACCTCATGGCGGGCGCCCACCGCGCGCTCAAGGACCGCACCCTGGACACCGGCCGGCTGCGGCACGACCTCACGCACTCCGGCTGGACCCAGGCCCTGACCGAAGCCCGGAAAACGCTCCGGACCCGCCTCGCCACCGAGCCCGACACCGGCCCGGACTCCGAAAGCGCCCCCGCTGCCCCCGTCATCCCCGTCGCCCCCGCGCCTCAGCCCGACCAGAAGGAATCCGCCCCCGTGCCCACCGACGCAGACGTTCCCACCGCACCGGCCGTGACCACGAAGGAGGGATTCCTGCGCGCACTGGAGGCCTCGGCCGCCGCCGACCGCACCTGCAGGAAACACGAGGCGGTGCGCCTCGCACTGAAGTCGGCCCTGCTGTGGGCAGACCTCCAGCCGGCCGAATCCCCCCTCGTCGACGTCAGCTGCGTCACGGACAGCGGCTTGTTCGTCTACGAGGTGCTGGGCGCCGGCCGCTCCACGTACGAAGACCTCCGCTCGGGAGCAACCCGTCTCCTGGAGATCAACCACACTCTGCCCACTCCGGCCGACAGCCTCTATCTCGTCCTCTCCGAACCGCCCGCGGAGGACTGGTCGGCCGAAACCGTCCGCGAAGTCTTCGACGTCCACGTCCGGTGGCACACCCCGGACAGCTGGGGCGGCGACAACACGGAGTCCGCGCTGATCCCCGGCCGGAACTAG
- the glpR gene encoding gephyrin-like molybdotransferase receptor GlpR has product MRSSGLIYAVIVGAWAAYLVPMWLRRQDELNEARPTERFSTAIRLLSGRAAMQRRYDKAHGEHPADDAGDDVDPDAPAGEAAARAFGDPAAADPAEAPHTRVQAAPPRPSAAERTKRAKVLARRRRTTTILFLTFTAGAIVAAVGGLPFLWAPALPALLLTAYIIYLRAQERRRFTFTMDRRKAEAAAQRLREGRRARPQQAADQPPAADHPADVRADTPPDATPEPPRPATPAHTAGRRALVEETDHAEWVDQQRERERPRPAAGSWEPVPVPLPTYVTAPVAPRATSHVDLDAEDAWSSARSSAAPDHPQADTPTQDRPTHPGRRTRGRTPLFDQYENEDRPRAANE; this is encoded by the coding sequence GTGAGAAGTAGCGGCCTCATCTACGCAGTCATCGTCGGGGCCTGGGCTGCCTATTTGGTGCCGATGTGGCTCCGTAGGCAGGACGAGCTCAACGAGGCCCGTCCGACCGAGCGCTTCAGCACCGCCATCCGGCTGCTGTCCGGACGGGCGGCGATGCAGCGCCGTTACGACAAGGCGCACGGGGAGCACCCCGCCGACGATGCGGGCGATGACGTGGACCCGGACGCCCCGGCCGGCGAGGCCGCCGCCCGGGCCTTCGGCGACCCCGCCGCGGCGGACCCGGCCGAGGCTCCCCACACCCGGGTGCAGGCCGCCCCGCCGCGCCCCTCCGCCGCCGAGCGGACCAAGCGCGCCAAGGTCCTCGCCCGCCGCCGGCGCACCACCACCATCCTCTTCCTCACCTTCACCGCGGGCGCCATCGTCGCCGCGGTCGGCGGCCTCCCCTTCCTCTGGGCCCCCGCCCTGCCCGCCCTCCTGCTGACCGCGTACATCATTTACCTGCGCGCCCAGGAGCGGCGGCGCTTCACCTTCACCATGGACCGGCGCAAGGCGGAGGCCGCGGCCCAGCGCCTGCGGGAAGGACGCCGGGCCCGCCCTCAGCAGGCGGCCGACCAGCCGCCCGCCGCCGACCACCCGGCCGACGTCCGCGCTGACACCCCGCCCGACGCGACTCCGGAACCGCCCCGCCCCGCGACCCCCGCCCACACCGCGGGCCGCCGCGCCCTGGTCGAGGAGACCGACCACGCCGAGTGGGTCGACCAGCAGCGCGAACGCGAGCGCCCGCGCCCCGCCGCCGGCAGCTGGGAGCCGGTCCCGGTCCCCCTCCCCACCTACGTCACCGCGCCGGTCGCCCCCCGCGCCACCAGCCACGTCGACTTGGACGCCGAGGATGCCTGGAGCTCCGCCCGTTCCAGCGCCGCCCCCGACCACCCCCAGGCCGACACCCCCACCCAGGACCGCCCCACCCACCCCGGCCGCCGCACCCGCGGCCGCACCCCCCTCTTCGACCAGTACGAGAACGAGGACCGCCCGCGCGCGGCGAACGAGTGA